A stretch of the Takifugu flavidus isolate HTHZ2018 chromosome 1, ASM371156v2, whole genome shotgun sequence genome encodes the following:
- the ppp2r3b gene encoding serine/threonine-protein phosphatase 2A regulatory subunit B'' subunit beta isoform X3 yields the protein MRMRELSLRQDPDLRKELALLARGCDFVLPSRFKKRLRAFQQGQAKLRTEEPVTTVLSESIPKFHFPQGRPQANLNIDSLISKIEKIFSQFPNERATIEEMGQVAKACECSLYWKMPLFCLAGGDRTGFVSVHKFVAMWRKTLQTCHDEASKFVHLLAKPGCNYLEQDDFIPFLQDVVNSHPGLAFLKEAPDFHSRYITTVIQRVFYNVNRSWSGKITCSELRKSNFLQNVALLEQEEDVNQLTEFFSYEHFYVIYCKFWELDTDHDLYIDQRDLAQHNDQAISQKMIERIFSGTVTRDRRVHKEGRLSYADFVWFLISEEDKKTDTSVEYWFRCMDLDGDGVLSMYELEFFYEEQCQKLEAMAIEPLPFEDCLCQMLDLVKPEFEGKITLRDLKRCKLSHIFFDTFFNIEKYLEHEQKDPFSVIRELETDGQEVSDWEKYAAEEYDILVAEEAANEECNDVNSAKSRWSWTQSRYENDLIPLTQHNSNELGLMKRHFFDFPSPGCNLNLQEYDYEDDFE from the exons atgaggatgagggagcTGTCTCTGCGTCAGGACCCTGACCTGAGGAAGGAGCTGGCTCTGCTGGCACGCGGCTGTGACTTTGTCCTGCCCTCTCGGTTCAAGAAGAGGCTCCGAGCCTTCCAGCAAGGACAG GCCAAGCTGAGGACGGAGGAACCTGTTACCACAGTGCTGAGTGAAAGCATTCCAAAGTTTCACTTCCCACAGGGCCGGCCTCAGGCCAACCTCAACATCGACAGCCTCATTTCCAaaatagaaaaaatattttcccaATTTCCAAATGAAAGGGCCACCATTGAGGAAATGGGGCAGGTTGCCAAG GCCTGCGAGTGCTCCCTTTACTGGAAAATGCCCCTCTTCTGTTTGGCTGGTGGCGACAGGACCGGCTTTGTGTCCGTTCACAAGTTCGTGGCCATGTGGAGAAA GACTCTGCAGACCTGTCATGATGAGGCCTCGAAATTTGTGCACCTCTTGGCCAAGCCTGGCTGCAATTACCTGGAACAAGACGACTTTATTCCATTCCTGCAG GACGTGGTGAACTCGCACCCAGGCCTGGCCTTTCTGAAAGAAGCCCCAGACTTCCACTCCAGATACATCACCACg GTGATTCAAAGGGTATTCTACAACGTCAACCGGTCATGGAGCGGGAAAATAACATGTTCTGAGCTCAGGAAAAGCAACTTTTTACAG AATGTGGCGTTGCTGGAGCAAGAAGAGGACGTGAACCAGCTGACAGAATTCTTCTCCTACGAGCATTTCTACGTCATCTACTGCAAGTTCTGGGAGCTGGACACTGACCACGACCTCTACATCGACCAGAGAGACCTGGCACAGCACAACGACCAAG CCATTTCCCAGAAGATGATTGAGAGGATCTTCTCAGGAACAGTAACGAG GGACAGGCGGGTGCATAAAGAAGGACGGCTCAGTTATGCGGACTTTGTCTGGTTCCTCATctctgaggaggacaagaagacaGACACCAG CGTGGAGTACTGGTTCCGCTGCATGGACCTGGACGGGGACGGGGTGCTGAGCATGTACGAGCTGGAGTTCTTCTACGAGGAGCAGTGTCAGAAGCTGGAGGCCATGGCTATTGAGCCCCTTCCCTttgaggactgcctctgccaaATGCTCGACCTTGTCAAGCCCGAGTTTGAAG GTAAGATTACTCTGCGGGACCTGAAAAGGTGCAAGCTGTCCCACATCTTCTTTGACACCTTCTTCAACATCGAGAAGTACCTGGAGCACGAGCAGAAGGACCCCTTCTCCGTCATACGC GAGttggagacagatggacaggaggTGTCCGACTGGGAGAAATATGCTGCCGAAGAGTACGACATTCTGGTGGCTGAGGAGGCAGCCAACGAAGAATGTAACGATGT GAACAGCGCCAAGTCAAGATGGTCGTGGACCCAGAGCAG GTATGAAAATGACTTGATCCCTTTAACACAACACAACTCCAACGAGCTGGGACTGATGAAGAGACACTTTTTTGACTTTCCCAGTCCAGGCTGCAACCTGAACCTGCAGGAATATGACTACGAAGATGACTTTGAATGA